The segment TTCTCTTGCAAACAAAGGGCTCGAGGTCATTGAGGCAAAATGGCTCTACGGTGTTGACTACGATCAGATCGAAGTTGTCGTACATCCGCAGAGTATCGTTCATTCGATGATCGAATATAAAGACGGCTCGGTCAAAGCGCAGCTCGGACTTCCCGATATGCGACTTCCGATACAGTATGCGCTGACGTATCCTGAGCGCGTACACAATACGTTCCCGAAAATGAACTTCTATCAGATGAAGGATTTATCGTTCCACGAGCCTGATATGGAGACGTTTGCCGCACTTCGCTTCGCGTATGATGCAGGCAAGATCGGCGGAACGATGCCGTGTGTATTCAATGCGGCGAACGAGGAAGCGGTCTATGCGTTCCTTAAGAAAAAACTTCGATTCATCGATATTTACGAATTGATCGACATGACGATGAAAGCACACGAGGTCGTCATGAATCCGACGCTCGATGATCTGTTCGAAGCAGATGCGTGGGCGCGCCGATTCGTACAAGATAACATAAAAGACAAATAAAAGGAGGGCACCTTTTGTTAATTACAGCTATTGCGACGATATTTGTATTCAGTTTGCTCGTTTTTGTCCATGAATTCGGACATTTTATAACGGCAAAAGCCGTAGGAATGCGAGTAGAAGAATTCGCGCTTGGATTCGGCAAGAAGATCGTTGGCTTCCAAAAAGGTGAAACGCTTTACTCTTTGCGCATGATCCCGCTCGGCGGATTTAATAAGATATCGGGCATGGATCCGGAAGAAGAATTGGACGAACGTTCGTATTTGTCCAAACCGCTTTGGGCGCGTATGCTTGTTATCACGGCAGGGTCTATCATGAACTTTATTCTGCCTGTGCTTTTGTTCTTTATCGTACTTATGTCGTCAGGGGTGAATCTGCCGTCAAACGAACCTGTTATCGGTGAGCTGATCGACAATAAGCCTGCGATCATGGCAGGCCTTGAAGTGGGTGATCGTATCGTAGAAGTCGATGGCAAGTTCGTCCATGATTGGAAAGGTGTCGTTGATGCGATCCATGATGCACAGCAGGCAGAGATCGAGATCGCATTTACGCGTGATGGGGTACTCGATGCGACGATGGTAACGGCTGAATGGGAACATGGTACCAAACGATATTTGATCGGGGCACTGCCTGTCATTGAACATCAGTATCTTGATGCACCCGATGCGTTTGTCATGGCGATCGATAAAACGATCTCGATCATCGAGAGAATGATAATAGGTCTTAAGCAGATGGTGACAGGTGAGGTTGAGGCTGAGCTTTCGGGCCCGCTTGGTGTTGTACAGATGACGGGTGAGGTAGCATCGCTCGGAATATTGCCGTTGTTGAATTTTGCGGCATTTCTCAGTATCAACTTAGGCATCATCAACTTGCTGCCGATACCTGCACTCGACGGCGGTCATGTTGTGACGCTGATCGTAGAAGGTATTCGCGGAAAAGCACTCGGTGCGAAACCGCTCCACATCATTCAATTTATTGGCCTTGCGCTGATCCTCTTTTTGATGATCTATGCAACGATCAAAGATGTGGCTCGATTTAACTTATAGCGAGGTGCAAACGATGATTCGCAAACAAACGAAACAACTTCAAATAGGCTCGGTCAAGATCGGCGGCGGTGCGCCTATTACGGTGCAGTCGATGACGAATACGAAAACGCAGGATGCCAAAGCAACGATCGAGCAGATCAAACGACTTGAAGAAGCAGGCTGTGATCTTGTGCGCGTTGCCGTTCCCGATATGGAAGCGGCAGAAGCGATTCGTGAGATCAAGCGCGGTATCACCATTCCGCTTATCGCCGATATCCATTTCGATTATCGCTTGGCACTCGCCGCGATCAAAAACGGTGTCGATGCACTTCGTATCAATCCCGGCAACATTGGTGACCGCTCGCGTGTCGTAGCTGTCGTTGAAGCGGCCAAAGAACGCAATCTGCCGATCCGTATCGGTGTCAATGCAGGTTCGCTCAGCAAACCGCTCCTCGAAAAATACGGCGGTGTCACAGCAGAAGCGATGGTAGAAAGTGCGCTCGAACACATTCGCATCTTGGAAGATGAGGATTTTACCGACATCAAGATATCGCTCAAGGCACACGATGTACCGCTTACCCTTGCGGCATATCGATTGATGAGTAAGACGGTCGACTATCCGCTTCATCTCGGTGTGACCGAAGCAGGCACGGTACAGTCGGGCGTTATCAAGTCGGCTGTCGGTATCGGTGCGATGCTCGCGGAAGGGATCGGTGATACGTTCCGAATCTCACTTACAGGCGATCCTGTCGAAGAAGTCAAAGTCGGTAACGAGATCTTAAAATCGCTCGGTATGCGCGAATACGGCCCGACGCTCGTATCGTGTCCGACGTGCGGCAGATGCTGTGTAGACTTGCCGTCCATTGCGATGCAGGTCGAAAAACGTCTTGCATCTATCAAAAAACCGATCCATGTCGCAGTCATGGGCTGTGTCGTCAACGGTCCCGGTGAAGCGCGCGAAGCCGATCTCGGTATCGCGGGCGGCAAAGGCGAAGGCCTTCTCTTCCGCAAAGGTGAGATCATTCGCAAGGTGCCCGAAGCGGAGCTTGTCGAAGCACTTTTTGCTGAGATAGACCGTGCGATCGCAGA is part of the Selenomonadales bacterium genome and harbors:
- the rseP gene encoding RIP metalloprotease RseP, with amino-acid sequence MLITAIATIFVFSLLVFVHEFGHFITAKAVGMRVEEFALGFGKKIVGFQKGETLYSLRMIPLGGFNKISGMDPEEELDERSYLSKPLWARMLVITAGSIMNFILPVLLFFIVLMSSGVNLPSNEPVIGELIDNKPAIMAGLEVGDRIVEVDGKFVHDWKGVVDAIHDAQQAEIEIAFTRDGVLDATMVTAEWEHGTKRYLIGALPVIEHQYLDAPDAFVMAIDKTISIIERMIIGLKQMVTGEVEAELSGPLGVVQMTGEVASLGILPLLNFAAFLSINLGIINLLPIPALDGGHVVTLIVEGIRGKALGAKPLHIIQFIGLALILFLMIYATIKDVARFNL
- the ispG gene encoding flavodoxin-dependent (E)-4-hydroxy-3-methylbut-2-enyl-diphosphate synthase, which produces MIRKQTKQLQIGSVKIGGGAPITVQSMTNTKTQDAKATIEQIKRLEEAGCDLVRVAVPDMEAAEAIREIKRGITIPLIADIHFDYRLALAAIKNGVDALRINPGNIGDRSRVVAVVEAAKERNLPIRIGVNAGSLSKPLLEKYGGVTAEAMVESALEHIRILEDEDFTDIKISLKAHDVPLTLAAYRLMSKTVDYPLHLGVTEAGTVQSGVIKSAVGIGAMLAEGIGDTFRISLTGDPVEEVKVGNEILKSLGMREYGPTLVSCPTCGRCCVDLPSIAMQVEKRLASIKKPIHVAVMGCVVNGPGEAREADLGIAGGKGEGLLFRKGEIIRKVPEAELVEALFAEIDRAIAEK